From Lytechinus variegatus isolate NC3 chromosome 16, Lvar_3.0, whole genome shotgun sequence, the proteins below share one genomic window:
- the LOC121430116 gene encoding WSC domain-containing protein 1-like has protein sequence MDYIWNKERAIFFVLFCGLTIFTFFIIEDDLQTNIKRSRDKKPPRIGDFLQNTTGSKQEDVPATKEGCEDTRLMPSKTFPTIALTSFPGSGNTWVRHLIETSTGYATGSVYNSRILASQGFIGEKEDFRIGTTLTVKTHWRLKGTMVGAVLLVRNPYRALLSEYNRRKGGKTGHATLDDFQSEDWHRFVQNSCRKWFGLSEYFITRCGTKDDTCKSMTVVYYEQLKLHVADEMRRILAYLDVPVDEERLACTVANAEGKFHRHKSNTSLDPFTQEERTRIDGFIKGYLDLTDKWDLPKPPPSVTSYPTDLHL, from the exons ATGGATTACATATGGAACAAGGAGAGGGCAATATTTTTCGTGTTATTTTGTGGACTAACCATCTTCACTTTCTTCATTATTGAGGATGATCTTCAAACCAACATCAAACGTTCGAGAGATAAAAAACCGCCAAGGATTGGAGACTTCCTACAGAATACAACAGGGTCTAAACAGGAAG ATGTACCTGCAACCAAAGAGGGGTGCGAGGATACGCGTCTTATGCCGAGCAAAACCTTCCCAACTATAGCTCTTACCAGCTTCCCAGGTTCGGGCAATACGTGGGTCAGGCACCTCATCGAGACATCGACCGGATATGCCACCGGGAGCGTCTACAATAGCAGGATTCTCGCAAGCCAAG GTTTTATTGGTGAAAAGGAAGATTTCCGAATAGGAACGACCCTCACAGTGAAGACACACTGGCGACTGAAGGGTACAATGGTCGGTGCCGTGTTACTCGTACGCAACCCATATCGAGCTTTGTTGTCGGAATATAACAGAAGAAAAGGCGGGAAGACGGGACACGCCACCTTGGACGATTTCCAAAGTGAAG ATTGGCATAGATTTGTACAGAACTCATGCCGGAAATGGTTCGGACTTTCTGAATATTTCATTACGAGATGCGGTACCAAGGACGATACTTGCAAGTCAATGACGGTCGTGTATTATGAGCAACTCAAACTTCACGTCGCGGACGAGATGCGACGAATCCTCGCCTATCTCGATGTGCCGGTCGACGAGGAGCGTCTTGCGTGTACAGTTGCCAATGCGGAGGGAAAGTTTCACAgacacaaatcaaatacaagtCTAGACCCGTTCACACAAGAAGAAAGGACTAGGATTGATGGATTTATTAAAGGGTATCTCGATTTAACCGACAAGTGGGACCTACCGAAGCCGCCGCCATCAGTCACGTCATATCCCACTGATTtgcatttatga